The Coraliomargarita sinensis genomic sequence GCCCCGCAGCAAGGACACTCCTTCGGCTCCTCGCGCAAACGAACCCGCAACTCGTAAACATCAGCCTTGCTAGAGACCTCGATCACTTCGTATCCTGCTAGACCTATCTTGTTAATCATCGGGGACATGGTAGCTTAATTGCTCCATGTCCCCAATCTTTGATGGAGAGCGTGAAAAACAGGTCAGGGGGATCTGTGATCGGTAATTGCCGGTGGTGCCCGGAACGCAAAATTTAAAGAAGCGACCGATTGTAATTTATCCCAGGGCCTACGAGTAGCCGTTTTCAGGGAGTGACCTCTAATTCGGCGTGGCTCCCCATGTAACCGTAGCCGTAGCTGCAGTGGATGCGGTCGCCGGGTTGGGCGCCCAGGTCCGAGAGCCGGATGCGGCCGACGTGAATATCCGAGTCCGGGTCCTTCTCGACCAGCGTAACCATCGCCGCCTTCGGGCCTTTTAAGGTAAGGGTGATTGGCTCTTCCTTGCTGATGTCGAAATTGACTGGGGCGCGCAACCCGACGAGGATGGAGTCACCTTCCTGGATCAGTTTAAGCTCTGTTTCCGCCCGCGCCATGTAGGCGAGACTCAGGTTGAAGGCGGTGTTGAAGGCAACCCAGCCTTCAGTGTAACCTTTATTTCCGACTTCCGGATGGTAGGGGTAGTGGAAAGTCTTGGGTGAACCGTCGAGGACAAAGCGGGCTTCCTCCAACTGGCCGATCCCGCCACGGTAAAAGGTGTACCATCCGTGTTCGACGCCTTCCACCTCGCGGGGCGCATCATAGGAGAAGTGACGACCGGTGGGGTTGCGCCCGAAGCAGTTGTCCAGATGGCTCCAGGCCAACTCATGTAATCGTTCGCGGACTTCCGGGGCGGTGACATAGGTAGAAGCCGCCAGTGCGATCGCGGGAAAGCCGACCACGTTACCTGGTTCGTTCCACTTGTGCCTGTGAGAATAATCCATGGGTGTCCAATCTCCGTCATCGGTGTATTTACGGAAGTCCCACATGTTTTCCGAACGGCGCACCATAATGCGGGCCCACTCGTTGATCTTTTCACGCAGTCCATCCGGAGCCTTGCCCGGATGCAGTTGCAGGCAAGCGGCGAGTCCTGTGATGGTGACGTGCTCGCTCATCCGCTGACCCTTTGTCGTCTGCGGGGCTTCCCAGTCCAGTTCGTCGATGATCCATCGGGTCTGGGCGAAAGCGGCCTCTAGATATTTGTCCGCATTGGGAAGTCCGTCGCGGACGGCCACCTCGTGCATGAGCAGATTGGGTAGGACGCTAAAGCCGGGAGGAAGTTCGCCTTTGGTGCTGCCGACCACAGTTTTCAGGGCGAACAAGTTGTGATCGGAGGAGGCATCGTAGGGGTATTTGATATCGATGTCGGACTGTCCCCATTTTGCTTCAACAAACTGGCGAACGGCATCGTAGTTCTGCTGAGGAAGCCATTGTTTCATGGTTGGCCAGGCGTAGAGGAAAAAGGCCAGATCTGACTTCATGCATTCGTGTTTAACGTCTTGGGTCAGGATGACATCCGCACCCCAGTGAATCATTTTGACGATATCCGGTGCACTTTCGTCATAAGGTTCAAGCGCTCCCCAGAGACCAGGCTTCGGCTCGTCGTAGGTGATCTGTTGCGGCAGATGCTCGTAGGCGGCCGGGTTGGAAAGATACTGGGGGACCAGCGTGTAGAGTGTCCAGGAGAAGTGGTGGTCATCGCGCCAGCCGAAGGAACCCCGGCACCTCCGTTTGTAGTTGCCCACGTAGTGACGGGTGTCGACCATGAAGTCGATGGCTGCCGGATAGCTGATCCGCTCGAACTGCCAGAGCCCGATGGTAAAGGGGACGGAGGTTTCGCTACCCGCCGTGACTACAAATTCCCCGGAGCTTGCCGGGTTGAATGCCGTGAAGTCGCCAATGTGCCCCTCAATCGTGCCCGTGTATAAAGCGTTGCCTCCTTTGGCGGGCTTGATTTGGAAAGCCGTGCCGTCGTCCAGGGTGGGGGCGGTGAAGCGCTTGAGCTCTCCGAAATTGAAGCCGCTTTGATTCAGATAGATGCGCGGGATGTCGCCATCCTTCGAATGAACTATGGGCTTGGGTGCCTTCGGCATTTTGACTCCGGTCCCCAATTCAGGGAGCTCCTTGCCCAAAGGCCAGAGGGTGATCTCGCGGATGCGGGCGATCTTATCCGGGGTTTGGGTGACGACGAGGCGGATGGAATCAGTGACGATCGCTTCGCCGGGATCAAAGGGAACCGCGAGCGCGGTCTCCTTGTTGCCGAAGATCTCGGTGCCCTGTATCAATGTCCAATCACCGCTCGGGTTTTTGTGTTCCAGGTAAAAGTCTTTGAACGCTGATTCATTCCTGTATCCGCTGTAGATGTGGGCCGCGCCAATTGTTTGTATTGAGGGTAACTGCAGCTCGAGGCGGATCTTTCCGTCTGCATCCGGGCCGCCGAGCCAACGGGAGTCGTCCGAACTGATGCCGTCGGTCACACTCGAGGCTTTGCTGTTCTTAAGTTCGGAAACTGCCTTGGCAGTCAGTGGCCCGAGAGGTTTGATCTCTTCTGCCGACGCTGGATGGATCAAAGTTCCCAGCAGAAAAAGAAACAGTGCCGACAAGCGGATGACTGGACGCTGCAATGAACGGTAAGGGGTGAATGGCCGGAGATAGATGCCGGTTCTTGGCTTCATCGAGTCAGTCATAGTTCTTAAAGTCTCACTCAAAGCACAGCACATGTCAGTCTAATTGGCTTGTCGGATGAGAACAAAAACTTAACTCTCATTACCATACTAATTGCCTGCATTTTCCTATCCATGCGCTATCGGGACTAGCTCAATCTGAACGCGCCCTAGGACTTTCGGTTGCGAAAGGCTTGAGATAAGTGGGTTGATCGTAGAATAAGACCCAAAATCAGCTTGCCCGATTCTGTTTGTTGCAGATGGAAGACTCTACGGGCCAACATGGTTTAAGCCCAGTAAGCTGTCGATTTCTTTCAGGCGGGTGACGCTGTCTTCCAGAATACGTCCTGAACGATCGGGAGCGACGTTCAGCAGATAGTTGGTTTTGCGGCTGTTGCATAAACGCAGCATGTCCACCACCTCAGGAGCATCCTTGGGTTGCCACTTCCTATCGGGCGTCCAGAACCAAACGGGGGTCAATTTGTCGCAGACCTCGGCAGCAATAGCGTTGTCCTCGGGGGGTAGGGCTTACTCTACTTTGACGTAGGTTTTATATTTCGCCTTGAAACCCGGATCAGGTTCTGAGTCGAAGCCAAGTTCGAAGAGCAGGAAGTCCCGACCTCCAAGGCTGATGACTTCGTAATGATAGGCCTTGTCGTCATAGGTGCTGAAGGCCATGTTACCTGAATAGCGCATGGGGAATTCATAGGCCCGCTTAGTCAAACTAACCGGTTCAACCTGACCCTTGGCATCGACCTTGAATCCGTAATTGACGCCTCTACTCTTAAATTCGGTCGGCACCTTGTTTTGTGTCAGGCGCTTTTTTAAAAAGTTCTCGGCCTCTGCTCTATTCTCGAATTGATCGTGGTCCACAAGGCACCAGGCTCCCACAAAGGCAGGATTGGGTTGGAATCGGCCGCTGTAGATAAAGCGGTCGGAATCGCGCCCGCTCACTTTCCACTCGGAGGTGACCTTGGGCAGGGAGTTCAGGAATCCCCTGCCTTCGTCCGAGAATCCTATCACTTGCCCGACCATTTTACGTTTGTAGCCTCCGCCCTGTCCGATCACATTGCGCCCGTTCTCACTCATCATGTCATCGGGTAGGATTTTATAGACCTTCTTCATGATGTTCAGCCCATACTCCTGGATCTCCGGATCGGCTTTATCTAAGTTTTGAGTAATTTGGCGGGCACTTGAAATCATAGAAAATGAAGTCGACTCGGAAATCGCCCGGGCGATTGGGGGGAAGAGTTCCTTGTAACTCTCCGGGTCACTGAGCAAAGGTATGCTGGCACTGATGGCTCCACCATGGCCGCTATCATTAATTATTTTGAGGAGCACATCCTTGTAGTTGCGCAGTTCATCAATATCCAAGTGCCTGAGGAGTCCGAGGGCCCAACCCCTGACGTATTCAGATCGGTGCGGCTCGCGGATGATCTTCTCAACTTGCGCCCACATCTCAGGGGTCACCATGCCGGGGTCCATGTTGGATTTTGACCAGGTGCCCAACAAATCATGCAGCGCCATTACGCCCATATGCTGTAAGCGAGGATCGGAGGAGAGGAGGAGACCACGAACGATATCGTTTTTCCTTAGTCGAACCACCGCCTGCTTGGCTTCGAAACGGTGGGTTATCTCCGGGTGATGCAGGTAGGTGACGAGATCCCGGTCGGAAACTTTATCGCTGCGAAGAATCTCATAGACAGGATCGCCGATGTGCTTTTCCAGCTTTTCCTTATGCACATCGCCTCGCGTCCAGGGACCGCCCGGGACGGGGTAGGGCGAACTGAAGGCGTCGTCGGCCGGAGTGCCCCAAGGACGTAATGGAAGTTGATACGACTTGGCATAGGGGCTGGGTGCTCCGTAGAGGAAGAGCTTTTTCCGCGGCAGAGTATAATTGAGGGCAAAGAAGGTGCCCCATGCGATGTTGTGCTCGCCCACGGCTCTATCATAGTTGTCATCCTTACCTCCGGCAATGCCGATGCCTCCGTCATGACGCCGCGACAGTTCAAGGGCCCAACGTCGCGCATCCATGTATTGTCGGTATTGATCCGGACGTTCATCAGCCAGCAGTGCCATGGCGGTCGACTTCCAGATCTCCCCAATGCCCCCACCGGTGTGACCAATGTGGTAAACATTGATCCCATAGTAATCCTTAATCGCGCTCACATGGGCTGCTTGCGCATAAATCGAGTTGTCTCCGTCGGGCGTCAATCGTCTTGCCGCAGCCATCGCCATGGCCAGTCCCCCTGTCTTTCCGTTGCAATCTCTGAAGCCGGGCTTCGAGGTGAAGTCGCCATAAGGCACACTTCCACGCCCGGAATAGCGGTAGAAATGACGCAGGCTGCTCTGTAGGGTGAATTCATCGACATTCACCCCGCAGGCCTTGGCCAGAAGCAAAAAAGTCAGGCAATGGACGCCCGAGGCATTCACATGGCCTCCGTTTTGATAAAGAAAATTTCCCGAAGCGCGCCCGGCCCAGGCCCCATTGTAGATATGGTCCCTGAGGTGATCGGCACCTTTTTGGATGGTGGGGAGTACTGACTGGTCTCCAGTGCGAAGGTAGTATTCGCAGAAGGCCATGCCCGACATGCCGATGGACCAGTTGATGCCGCCAACGCTGGCGCCGTTTTGTATCCATTCACGAACTACAGCGAGATCTTTTTCCTCGCCGGTCGAAAGCAAAAAAAGCATGCCGCTCCAATCGTTTTTCCCGTGCTCGGCGATACGGTCAGCCAGGTTGCGCACAATCTTATCCGACTTCGGGCAATTGAGCGGCCAGGTTGGACTGTAGCTGCCGAGAACTGGAATCGTTACGGTCACATCACCCTGGCCCTGTATATCGAGCGTGATTCGACCATCACTGGCTTCGGCATTGGTGATCAGTTGTCCCAGCACAATGCGCGGATCGTAATCGTCTTTCAGTCGGACGCCATTAATGCTTTTAATGACCTGGCCTTTTTGTAGCTGGCCTGTTTTCGCAGCAGGGGAACCGGCTTCGACATTGTTGATCTTCATTACAAAGCCCTGCTCCAAGTCGATGCCGATACCTACGGGCCCGAAGTTCTGGATCGTCCAACCCTTCGGGTCGTTGGCCTTCGGTGCCGGGTTGAAAGCGATGTTCGTTTGCGCGCTCAAGTCGGCCGTACCCATTAACGAGGCAGGAATAATCAGTGTAAGCAGGCGGATGTAATCTGGAATTGTCATTGGTGAAAGTTGCTTTGCGAGCCTGGAGGCAGGCTAATCTTCGATTTCAATCTGACGGTAGCCTAAGGATGGTCTTGTTCTCTTACCTCACAACTTGCTCGACGCTTCTTCCACATGATCGAGCTTCCAGTATCGGTAGTCTTCAAATATCCTCTGGCCACGAACATGGCGAATGTATGTATCAACCACCCCGAAACTAGAATATTTACATTGTTTAACTGTAACTATTTTATCTAAGTTATGGTCATGAAAAAGCAGCCGATCAAAACTGCTTCCGAACAAGTGGCGGATCTGTTGCACGAGCAAATCATGCGACGAACATGGACCGAGACGATGCCGGGAGTGCAATGTCTGGTTAAAGAGCTTCAAGTCGGCTTTCAAACTGTGAAATCCGCCCTCGGCCAACTGGAAAACGAAGGCCTGCTGGTCCCTCAGGGGCAGGGCAAACGACGCAGGATCGTCTTGCCGGATGCCGACCGCCCGCTGGAGACTTTCCGCATTCGAATCCTCCCCTATGCAAAAGAGGACCGTAAATCGCCCGACAATGCCGAAATCCTGATCCGCTTGCTGGAGGCCGGGGTCAACATCGCCTATGCGGAGAAATCGATGCAGGATTTCGGCATGCGGGTCGACCGGGTGGCTCGATATGTAAAGAGCCATCCCGCGGATGCCTGGATCACCTCTGCCGCCTCGCGGGAGATCAACCAGTGGTTTTCGGAACAAGCTTTCCCGGCACTTGCCATTAATGGAAGAACGAGTGGCCTGTCGATCGCATCCGCGCATAATGTATTCATTCCTTCCCTGAGAGAGGCCATCAAGGTGCTCATTGCCCGGGGCCACAAACGGATCGTCATGTTTGCCCGCAGGGAGCGTCGCAAGCCCGTTCCCTCAAAGCCGGAGCAAGCCTTTCTGGATGAACTGAAGGCGGCGGGAATTCAAACCGGAGAGTACAATCTCCCCGAATGGGTCGAAACCCGAGAGGGACTGCATCGCCTACTCAATGAATTGTTTCGCCTCAGTTCACCGACGGCACTCATCTTTCAGGAAACTGCCATCTTCACTGCGGCCCGGGCGCACATTTCCAAACTTGGATATCATGCACCCCACGATATCTCGCTTTTGGTCGGCGAATCTGATCCAAGCTTCGCCTGGTGCGATCCCGCCCCCGCACATTTCCATTTGGATTACGATCCTCTGGTGCGCCGGGCGGTCCGTTGGGCAAGGAACGTAGCCAGCGGGAAAAATGACCTGCGACAAGTGGGGTTCAAGGCAAAATTTTTCGAGGGCGGCACGATCGGGCCGGTCCGTTAAAATGGGATTCATCAGCGCCCCCTCTATGACAAGAAGTTGGTCGCGCAGTCGTGTCCCTGCTGCGCAGTTCCGTTGTGCTGGCAGAGACTGACGACGTTCGTGCGGCGTAGGGAACGCCTGTACATGTTGGATCCGGCTCCTTCTCAATACGCCGGGACAGGCTTCGATCGTCGAAACAAGTTTCGGACGAAGCTTGGTGGAGGTGGCGGGAGTCGAACCCGCGTCCCCTGTGCTTTCACAAGCGGCATCTACATGCTTAGCTTCGTGTTTATTGTCGTCATGGCATCGCGACCAAGCGCGCTATGCCACTTCCAGGTTTTCTAAAATACGGTGGGCAATCGAAAACCAATTTACCCACTATACCTGCTAGTCGTCGCTTCCAGTCCATAGCAGGCGTCTGGGTGGAAACGTGGTGCAACTTAGGCAGCCATAGCGAATTGTTCTTCGCCAATTAATTTTTGAGATGGATTGATACGGAGCCTCCATCATCTCCGACATGCAACCGCCAGCTAGGACACAGGGTCGAATCCGGAACACCCCCTCAAAAGTGAAAGTGAGAGTCAGCGTGAAAGTGGGCTGGCCACTTCCGGAAAAGAACCTGTTGCTGGCGCAACGGTCTTTTCAAAGAACACCCATATAAGGTTACACCAAGTTCGGTAAAAGCAAGCCGGATCGCTATGCATTCTCAGCATCCGGTGTGGTGGGCGGAATGTATCTGAAGAGATATATGAGGCCGCTTCCGTTGTAGGCGACGCGGACATCACCGGTCGCAATGTTGCCGTCATCCAGAATGCTGTCGAGGCGCACGGCCTGCTCGGCGGTAAAGTTTAGATTGTAAAGATAGACGTAAGTGTAGCTGGCAGAATTCACATAAAACCAGCTGTGGGAGCCGTTTTTCCAGACCGGTGGGAGATAGTCACCGATATCGCCCGGCATATTGGTGTAGGTCATGAAGTCGGGGTAGCCGCCTTCGGCCGTACTGTAAAATTCGACGGCTTCGGTGAAGACCCGAACATCGTTGGCAGTCGCAGTCGCTTCAGTGCGTTCACGGGCCATTCGGATCCCCGGCATGCCCAGCAGCGCAAGAATACCGATAGTTGTGACAACAACCATCAGCTCAACTATGGTAAAACCTGCCTTGCGCTGCGTTTTCATTGATCTTTACGAACCTAGGGTATACTGCCCATTAAAATTTTTTTGTCAATCACAGGTTATGGGCTGAAATGACGTAGATTAATGATAGCCAGGCACTTGTTGTAAAATCTGGCATCATTATAGCTAAGGCACCCGATTTGAATTTAGAAATTTATAAGTTGCTCGTAATAAGCTTTTTGTGTTTTTAAGTCGTAGACGGCAACATCGTCTTGCTTGCCTCTGGCGATCATGCCGGAATTGACGGTGATGCTGATCTGGTCCTGCCAGTCCTGAAATTGTTCCATGCTGACTTGGCCCTGCGGGACAGCCGGTTCGCTGGATTCGGCCTCTGGGGTTGGGATGTAGGCCTTATAGCGGCTGAGGATTTCCGGAGTGGTCACGCGCTGTACATCCATTCCGTTTTGACCGGCCCAGGTTTTGAAGTCTTCTGCCTTGATATCGAACTCATAAACGCGGACCTGGTTGGAGCGATAGAAGGATACATTGGATGCGTAGTTGGGCAACCAGCTCACGCGGGCCACATTCTCCCCGTAATCCGGGCCGCTGCTGGCGTAGAAGTAGATGGCAATCGGCAAGAGGAGCACCAGGACGATGAATGCGTAGAGGGCGCGGACATCACGTCTGGTCTTGGGCTTGAAGGACTCCAGGGCGTCTTCATAAAAGCGCAGGGTGATATTGGCCCGGGCTTTGTCGGCACCCTCGGATGCGACCAGGCTTTGGTAGGAAACCAAGCGCCAACGCTTTTGCAGTTTAGCGTAGAGTTCGAGGGCCTCTTTCTCAAACCGCTTCTCTTCTTCGTAGGTGACGTCAATCCTCAGGACGCTGACGTAGCCCTCTTGTGTCACCCAGTTCCAGGCCTCGCCCTCACTCTTAAAGTAGCCGCCGAGTTGAAAGCGATCCATGTTCCAGCGGCGGTGGCCGGCATAGATCACCTCAATATCCTCATCGAACGGACCGTTGTAGAAATCGAGCCGAACCTGATTGTCTTCGAGACCAGTCTCTTTCTGGTAGGTTGACAGTTTTTCCTTCGATGTGAAGGCGCCCATCGCATGCAGCGATCCATCATCTTCCACACGGATCAGGATATGTAAGTATGGCAGCATAAATTGGGCTTAACCGTCAGTGGTGGAAATGACGTTCTCTATTATGGAGTCTAATAATCTCCCGTTATTGTAAAGCCCTTACTGAAAAAGCAGTCGGCACAAAAAAGCCCAGCCATGCGGCCGGGCTTTGTTTGAGAGGCATTCGTCAATACCTGTAAGCTTTAGATCAGGTCTTTGACAGCATCGCGTTCCTCCGCGAGTTCTTTCACCGAAGCGTCGAATTTCTCACGGCTGAAGTCGTTGAGCTCGACGTCCTGAACGATCTCGATCTCGCTGCCGTTGCTACGGCAGGGGAAGGAAATGATCAGGCCCTCGGGGGTGTCGTAGCTGCCGTCGGAGCAGAGGCACATGCTAAAGGTGTCACCTGCCGGCGTCGGTGTGGTGAGCCTGCGCACGGAATCGACGATGCCATTGGCGGCGGAGGCGGCAGAGGAGGCCCCGCGCGCCTTGATGATTGCCGCGCCACGCTTCTGCACGGTAGGGATGAAGGTCTCCTTCAGCCAGCTCTCGTCTCCGATGACATCGGCAGCTGACTTGCCGCCGATCTGAGCGGAGTAGAAGTCCGGATACTGCGTGGCGGAGTGGTTGCCCCAGATGGTCATATTGGTGACTTCGGTCACATCGACGCCGGCCTTTTGGGCGAGCTGCGTCTTGGCCCGATTTTCGTCCAGCATGGTCATGGCGAAGAAGCGGTCATTGGGCACGCCTTCGGCATTGTTCATGGCGATCAGGCAGTTGGTGTTGCAGGGATTGCCCACGACGAGCACACGTACATCGGAGGCGGCGTTGGCCGCGATCGCCTTGCCTTGTCCGGTGAAGACCTTGCCGTTGATCCCAAGGAGGTCGGCGCGTTCCATACCGTCTTTGCGGGGAACAGATCCAACCAGAAGTGCCCAGTTAACGTCCTTGAAGCCCTCGTCGAGGTCTGTGGTTGCCACAACGTCCTTGAGCAGGGGGAAGGCGCAATCGTCGAGCTCCATGCAGACGCCTTTCAGGGCGTCCAGCGCGGGCGGAATCTCGATCAGATTTAAGGCGACCGGTTGGTCGGGGCCAAACATGGCACCGGACGCGATGCGGAAGAGTAGGGCATAGCCGATGTTGCCGGCTGCGCCGGTGACGGCGACGCGGATAGGTTCTTTGCTCATGATAGAATTCGTATTTGGTTGAGTCGTTGAGTTGTGCGTAGGCTTTTTCGAAGGTAAAGTCGCTTTTACAAGGATGGATGATTAAAACCTACCGTTATAGGGCAGTTAAGAAAACAAAGGTGCGAGGTCGGCATGGGCTTTAAGCAGCATCGCCTCGGTGGTGGCCCAGTCAATGCAGGCATCGGTAATGGAGACACCATACTCGAGATCTTCGACCGGCTGCGGGAAGGTCTGGCTGCCGTGGTTTAAATTACTTTCCACCATGGCACCAATCACACTCGGATCGGTCAGGCTCTGGCGGACGATTTCTTCAAAGATCGCGGGTTGCTTGCTCGGATCTTTTCCACTGTTGGCATGGTTGCAGTCGGTCATGATAGCGGGTGTCAGCCCGGCTGCTTCGAGCTGTTCCCGGGCTTGTGCGACATCGTCGGCCCCGTAGTTCGGTCCTTTCGAGCCGCCGCGCAGGACGATGTGGCAGCTGGGATTGCCGCTCGTGGTGAGTGCATTGGCGCGTCCTTCGTTGTCGACGCCGAGGAAAGTCTGAGGCTGGCTCGCCGCTTTGATGGCATTGATCGCGACATCCAGTCCGCCGTCGGTTCCGTTTTTGAAGCCCAGCGGCATGGAAAGGCCGGAAGCCATCTGGCGGTGGGTCTGGCTTTCGGTGGTGCGTGCGCCGATCGCCGACCAGCAGACCAGATCGGCAATATATTGGGGCGTGATCGGATCGAGCAGTTCGGTGGCCGTGGGCACGCCCATCTCAATCACTTCGCGGAGGAAGCGGCGGGCGATGCGTAGTCCTTCCGGGATGTCGCTGGTGCCGTCGAGCTTTGGGTCCATGATCAAACCTTTCCAGCCGACCGTGGTGCGGGGTTTCTCAAAGTAGACGCGCATAACAGGAAGGATGCGGTCGCTCACTTTTTTAGAGAGCTCGGCCAGCTTGCGCGCATATTCACGCCCAGCCTCCAGGTCATGGATGGAGCAGGGGCCGACGACGACAAGCAGCCGGCGGTCATCACCGAAAATAATCCGGTTGATGGCTTCCCGGCTGTCCGCGACGAATTGCTCGGCAGCTTCAGATTTGGTGATCTCGCCGCACAGCTCCAGTGGAGACGGTAGCAAGGTCTTGGAAGTAATATTGATATCCGTGACGTTTTTCACAAGGCGTGGAGGTGTAAAGTAGCGCTTCGTGGGGAACAAGTCCCAATTCTGAATTGCTGGTTGAAAGTTCCGCCAAGCTTCGCATTGCTGTATGGCATGGTCTTATATGCATATCCCTACGAATTGGCTGCGCACCTGATTGTGAGCGACGAGGATGCGGCGGATTTCCTCCAGAGCCAGTTCAGCAATGACCTCCGCCCTTTCTCGCCGGGGCAGTGTACCTACGGACTTTGGTTGGACGTAAAGGGTAAGATCTTGGCGGATAGCTGGGTGCTTTGTGAAGATGAGGAACGGTTCCGGATTTTCAGTGAACACTGCGATGAGCAATCCATCCGCGAAAAGCTCGAACATCACATTATCGCGGATGACGTCGAAATCGAGTCGGGTGAAAAAATGGCAGCGCTGGCCGCGGTGGGAGAAGAGGAAGGCGACCTGGTCGCACCATTGGATGATGTTCTCTTCTCATTTCCCGGCAGGCGCTCAAATCGTCCGTCTTACGAGTTGTTGTTTTCCGATGCGGCAGCACGCAGCAAGTGGGTGGAGCAAAACGCTTGTGAAATCGTATCAAAAGAATGGATACAAAAAGAGCGAATGGAGTCCGGTCTTGCATCTGTAGGGTTCGAGGTGTTGTCGGGCGACTTGCCGGGCGAGGCGGGGTTGGTCGATAGTGCGGTCTCCCTGACCAAGGGGTGTTTCCTCGGGCAGGAAGTGGTTGCCCGCATGCACAATGTCGGCCGCCCGCAACGGGGATTGTACACGATTGCCGGTTTCGGGGCTCCGCCTGAGGCGCCATGCCCGGCCGCGAATGCCGAGGGCAAGGCGCTTGGAGAGCTGCGTACGATCGTTCCCGCGGCATCCGGATGGACCGGCGTTGCCATGCTCAAATCACGATTTGTGGAATGCGGTATGGAGCTTGCGCTGGG encodes the following:
- a CDS encoding alpha-L-fucosidase produces the protein MAAEVCDKLTPVWFWTPDRKWQPKDAPEVVDMLRLCNSRKTNYLLNVAPDRSGRILEDSVTRLKEIDSLLGLNHVGP
- a CDS encoding DUF6288 domain-containing protein produces the protein MTIPDYIRLLTLIIPASLMGTADLSAQTNIAFNPAPKANDPKGWTIQNFGPVGIGIDLEQGFVMKINNVEAGSPAAKTGQLQKGQVIKSINGVRLKDDYDPRIVLGQLITNAEASDGRITLDIQGQGDVTVTIPVLGSYSPTWPLNCPKSDKIVRNLADRIAEHGKNDWSGMLFLLSTGEEKDLAVVREWIQNGASVGGINWSIGMSGMAFCEYYLRTGDQSVLPTIQKGADHLRDHIYNGAWAGRASGNFLYQNGGHVNASGVHCLTFLLLAKACGVNVDEFTLQSSLRHFYRYSGRGSVPYGDFTSKPGFRDCNGKTGGLAMAMAAARRLTPDGDNSIYAQAAHVSAIKDYYGINVYHIGHTGGGIGEIWKSTAMALLADERPDQYRQYMDARRWALELSRRHDGGIGIAGGKDDNYDRAVGEHNIAWGTFFALNYTLPRKKLFLYGAPSPYAKSYQLPLRPWGTPADDAFSSPYPVPGGPWTRGDVHKEKLEKHIGDPVYEILRSDKVSDRDLVTYLHHPEITHRFEAKQAVVRLRKNDIVRGLLLSSDPRLQHMGVMALHDLLGTWSKSNMDPGMVTPEMWAQVEKIIREPHRSEYVRGWALGLLRHLDIDELRNYKDVLLKIINDSGHGGAISASIPLLSDPESYKELFPPIARAISESTSFSMISSARQITQNLDKADPEIQEYGLNIMKKVYKILPDDMMSENGRNVIGQGGGYKRKMVGQVIGFSDEGRGFLNSLPKVTSEWKVSGRDSDRFIYSGRFQPNPAFVGAWCLVDHDQFENRAEAENFLKKRLTQNKVPTEFKSRGVNYGFKVDAKGQVEPVSLTKRAYEFPMRYSGNMAFSTYDDKAYHYEVISLGGRDFLLFELGFDSEPDPGFKAKYKTYVKVE
- a CDS encoding substrate-binding domain-containing protein; translated protein: MKKQPIKTASEQVADLLHEQIMRRTWTETMPGVQCLVKELQVGFQTVKSALGQLENEGLLVPQGQGKRRRIVLPDADRPLETFRIRILPYAKEDRKSPDNAEILIRLLEAGVNIAYAEKSMQDFGMRVDRVARYVKSHPADAWITSAASREINQWFSEQAFPALAINGRTSGLSIASAHNVFIPSLREAIKVLIARGHKRIVMFARRERRKPVPSKPEQAFLDELKAAGIQTGEYNLPEWVETREGLHRLLNELFRLSSPTALIFQETAIFTAARAHISKLGYHAPHDISLLVGESDPSFAWCDPAPAHFHLDYDPLVRRAVRWARNVASGKNDLRQVGFKAKFFEGGTIGPVR
- a CDS encoding type II secretion system protein — translated: MKTQRKAGFTIVELMVVVTTIGILALLGMPGIRMARERTEATATANDVRVFTEAVEFYSTAEGGYPDFMTYTNMPGDIGDYLPPVWKNGSHSWFYVNSASYTYVYLYNLNFTAEQAVRLDSILDDGNIATGDVRVAYNGSGLIYLFRYIPPTTPDAENA
- a CDS encoding malate dehydrogenase, which gives rise to MSKEPIRVAVTGAAGNIGYALLFRIASGAMFGPDQPVALNLIEIPPALDALKGVCMELDDCAFPLLKDVVATTDLDEGFKDVNWALLVGSVPRKDGMERADLLGINGKVFTGQGKAIAANAASDVRVLVVGNPCNTNCLIAMNNAEGVPNDRFFAMTMLDENRAKTQLAQKAGVDVTEVTNMTIWGNHSATQYPDFYSAQIGGKSAADVIGDESWLKETFIPTVQKRGAAIIKARGASSAASAANGIVDSVRRLTTPTPAGDTFSMCLCSDGSYDTPEGLIISFPCRSNGSEIEIVQDVELNDFSREKFDASVKELAEERDAVKDLI
- a CDS encoding 3-deoxy-7-phosphoheptulonate synthase; the protein is MKNVTDINITSKTLLPSPLELCGEITKSEAAEQFVADSREAINRIIFGDDRRLLVVVGPCSIHDLEAGREYARKLAELSKKVSDRILPVMRVYFEKPRTTVGWKGLIMDPKLDGTSDIPEGLRIARRFLREVIEMGVPTATELLDPITPQYIADLVCWSAIGARTTESQTHRQMASGLSMPLGFKNGTDGGLDVAINAIKAASQPQTFLGVDNEGRANALTTSGNPSCHIVLRGGSKGPNYGADDVAQAREQLEAAGLTPAIMTDCNHANSGKDPSKQPAIFEEIVRQSLTDPSVIGAMVESNLNHGSQTFPQPVEDLEYGVSITDACIDWATTEAMLLKAHADLAPLFS
- a CDS encoding YgfZ/GcvT domain-containing protein; protein product: MVLYAYPYELAAHLIVSDEDAADFLQSQFSNDLRPFSPGQCTYGLWLDVKGKILADSWVLCEDEERFRIFSEHCDEQSIREKLEHHIIADDVEIESGEKMAALAAVGEEEGDLVAPLDDVLFSFPGRRSNRPSYELLFSDAAARSKWVEQNACEIVSKEWIQKERMESGLASVGFEVLSGDLPGEAGLVDSAVSLTKGCFLGQEVVARMHNVGRPQRGLYTIAGFGAPPEAPCPAANAEGKALGELRTIVPAASGWTGVAMLKSRFVECGMELALGEGRATVEANYVSRS